The following proteins are co-located in the Apium graveolens cultivar Ventura chromosome 5, ASM990537v1, whole genome shotgun sequence genome:
- the LOC141723312 gene encoding phosphate transporter PHO1 homolog 3-like — MKFGKELKSQMVPEWQGAYVDYEFLKNLLKDIHHFRQKTRPPPSNPPGLPRALSHYRTFSGLTSVQRSISLRSFSSRRHDDIESHVILVNNVKRSDGEDGYQTTFLRAEEDGGEYELVYFKRLDDEFNKVNRFYKAKVDEVMKEADELNRQMDALIAFRIKVENPKHAWFETAVDMDHLVSAVASSSAALSASVSSSGRWHSKRMAEHMAKIDEDKSLRGTSTEESPQGDHPQEASHSNRIVPEVTISSSNVTTNTFKITGKPASLEILNRVTINKSTDTPLPTIKGVLNVPIQTDLKFSPENLSKIEDQLRRAFIEFYNKLRLLKSFSFMNILAFSKIMKKYDKITSRNASKSYLRMVDTSYIGSSDEVT, encoded by the exons ATGAAGTTCGGAAAAGAGTTGAAGTCACAAATGGTGCCTGAATGGCAAGGTGCATATGTGGATTATGAGTTCCTCAAAAATCTTTTGAAAGACATTCATCATTTCAGACAAAAGACTAGGCCTCCACCTTCGAATCCACCTGGATTACCGCGAGCTCTTTCGCACTACAGAACGTTCAGTGGTCTTACATCTGTACAAAGAAGCATTTCTCTGCGTAGTTTCAGCAGTAGGCGCCACGATGACATTGAAAGCCATGTCATTTTAGTGAACAATGTGAAGAGATCGGATGGAGAAGATGGCTATCAAACCACGTTTCTTAGGGCCGAAGAAGATGGAGGAGAGTATGAGCTTGTCTACTTCAAAAGACTTGATGATGAGTTTAATAAAGTTAATAGGTTTTATAAGGCCAAAGTTGATGAGGTTATGAAGGAGGCTGATGAGTTGAACAGACAAATGGATGCTTTGATTGCCTTTCGGATTAAAGTTGAGAATCCGAAACATGCTTGGTTTGAAACTGCTGTTGATATGGATCATCTTGTTTCCGCTGTTGCATCTTCTTCTGCAGCTTTATCGGCTTCAGTTTCATCGTCCGGGAGGTGGCACAGCA AAAGGATGGCTGAGCACATGGCCAAAATCGACGAAGATAAATCACTAAGAGGAACGAGTACAGAAGAATCCCCGCAAGGTGATCATCCTCAAGAAGCAAGTCATTCAAACCGAATTGTTCCAGAAGTGACAATCAGCAGCAGTAATGTTACTACTAATACATTCAAGATTACTGGTAAACCAGCTTCGCTGGAGATACTTAATCGCGTCACAATCAACAAATCCACTGATACTCCTCTTCCGACAATCAAAGGTGTCCTTAATGTTCCTATTCAGACGGATTTGAAATTCAGTCCCGAAAATCTCAGTAAAATTGAAGATCAACTCAGAAGAGCCTTTATCGAGTTTTACAACAAGCTTAGACTTCTCAAAAGTTTCAG CTTCATGAATATTCTGGCATTTTCCAAGATCATGAAAAAGTATGACAAG ATCACTTCGAGGAATGCTTCCAAGTCGTACCTACGAATGGTTGATACCTCCTACATAGGCAGCTCTGATGAGGTAACTTAA
- the LOC141659492 gene encoding L-ascorbate oxidase homolog, with translation MARPALVAVATLLLSVSVAVFAEDPYVYLDWHVSYGTISPLGVPVQGILINGLFPGPTINCTSNNNIVVNVFNNLDEPLLFTWAGVQHRKNSWQDGTPGTMCPIQPGMNFTYHFQVKDQIGSYVYFPTTGMLKAAGGIGALNVHSRALIPVPFDINPADEFNVLAGDWFNKGHKALKRLLDSSHSIGRPDGVHINGKSGKVGEAVREPMFTMEPGKTYRFRLCNVGLRTSLNFRFQGHPMKLVELEGSHTVQDLFESLDVHVGQCMSVLVTADKEPKDYYLVASARFTKQPLSTVAVVRYANSNGAPSTELPPPPPENTAGVAWSLNQFRSFRWNLTASAARPNPQGSYHYGQINITRTIRLANTRTIVDGKLRFGINGVSHVEPTTPLKLAEYFGKAQDVFKYNLIGDEPPAHQNKVILAPNVVNATFRNFVEIIFENPEHTIQTWHLDGYSFFAVGMEAGKWSPEKRKNYNLVDGVSRHTIHVYPNSWAAVMTTLDNAGMWSLRSDMWERFYLGQQMYVSVLSPEHSLRDEYDMPTNFELCGIVKGLPLPAPYTP, from the coding sequence ATGGCAAGACCTGCATTAGTTGCAGTGGCAACATTGTTGTTGTCGGTTTCTGTCGCGGTGTTTGCTGAGGATCCTTATGTTTATTTGGACTGGCATGTTAGTTATGGCACAATTTCTCCGCTTGGTGTGCCTGTACAGGGGATTCTGATCAATGGCTTGTTTCCTGGCCCGACGATAAATTGTACTTCTAATAACAACATTGTTGTTAATGTGTTCAATAACTTGGATGAGCCTTTGTTGTTTACTTGGGCTGGTGTGCAGCACAGGAAGAATTCGTGGCAGGATGGTACTCCGGGTACTATGTGTCCTATTCAACCTGGGATGAATTTTACGTATCATTTCCAGGTTAAGGATCAGATTGGAAGCTATGTTTATTTTCCTACAACAGGGATGCTGAAAGCTGCTGGAGGGATTGGCGCGCTTAATGTCCATAGTCGTGCTTTAATTCCTGTTCCGTTTGATATTAACCCTGCTGACGAGTTCAATGTCTTGGCCGGGGATTGGTTTAATAAGGGACATAAGGCCCTTAAGCGACTTCTGGACAGTAGCCATTCGATTGGCAGGCCTGATGGTGTTCACATTAATGGAAAGAGCGGAAAGGTTGGGGAGGCTGTAAGGGAGCCAATGTTTACCATGGAGCCAGGGAAAACGTATAGGTTCAGACTTTGCAATGTTGGTTTGAGGACTTCTCTCAATTTCAGGTTTCAAGGTCATCCGATGAAGTTGGTTGAGTTGGAAGGCTCCCACACGGTCCAAGACCTTTTTGAGTCCCTCGACGTTCATGTAGGCCAGTGCATGTCTGTTTTGGTGACTGCTGATAAGGAGCCTAAGGATTACTACTTGGTTGCTTCTGCCAGGTTCACAAAACAGCCTCTTAGCACTGTTGCTGTTGTCCGTTATGCCAACAGCAATGGAGCTCCATCGACAGAGCTTCCACCACCGCCCCCAGAGAATACTGCTGGAGTTGCGTGGTCACTCAACCAATTCCGCTCCTTCAGATGGAACTTGACAGCCAGCGCTGCTCGCCCTAATCCACAAGGATCTTACCACTATGGCCAAATCAACATCACTCGCACTATTAGGCTAgctaatactagaaccattgttgATGGAAAGCTCCGCTTTGGCATCAACGGTGTCTCTCATGTTGAGCCCACTACTCCATTGAAGCTGGCTGAGTACTTTGGAAAGGCTCAGGATGTGTTCAAGTATAACCTTATTGGCGATGAGCCACCAGCACACCAGAACAAGGTGATCTTAGCGCCAAATGTTGTCAATGCCACATTCCGTAACTTTGTGGAAATCATCTTTGAGAATCCAGAGCATACAATCCAGACATGGCACTTGGATGGTTACTCATTCTTTGCTGTTGGAATGGAAGCTGGTAAATGGAGCCCGGAAAAGAGGAAGAACTACAATCTAGTAGACGGTGTGAGTCGACACACCATCCATGTATACCCTAACTCATGGGCTGCAGTCATGACAACATTGGACAATGCTGGTATGTGGAGTCTAAGGTCAGATATGTGGGAGAGATTCTACCTCGGACAGCAGATGTATGTTAGCGTTCTGTCCCCAGAACACTCCCTCAGAGACGAATATGACATGCCAACTAACTTCGAGTTATGTGGCATTGTCAAGGGCTTGCCTTTGCCTGCACCATATACCCCCTAA